A region of Nerophis ophidion isolate RoL-2023_Sa linkage group LG28, RoL_Noph_v1.0, whole genome shotgun sequence DNA encodes the following proteins:
- the LOC133545296 gene encoding zinc finger protein 260-like has protein sequence MSTLHMLRELVDQRLTAAAQEIFVVLERTIAEYEAELSRTKEENNQLLDAVFKKHQVVLHRTDVADEHLVHLREEEPPPLCIKEEEEVPQPPNIKEEVEEHGISQEGEHIEGRAESPATGVPVKGEDDEVKGESEEKMEAESPTQHMTTEADGDHCGGSQADKISAPLSDSEDTTSHSSKTDSEDTFYPPDTDDEDSTDDKTWDPDSPPWKCPHCDKRFGLKNSLNRHIKNHTGEKPFPCSACSQVFSLKADLIKHAKIHTREKPLSCSLCGVRFTQSVSLKRHMLRHTGVKPFFCSVCGTGFSRKDRLNNHMTTHTGEKPFPCATCGMRFSRKDYLKEHTRKHTGEKPFSCSTCGLCFIRRIQLKEHTRTHTGEKPFSCSVCDSNFVREGSLKIHMRMHTGEKPFSCATCGRSFSRKGHLSCHTRIHTGGKVLSCSVCDETFYHQYQLNKHQCAGGNSGTKIKKRSAALHQDPDADQDQHRNVITCSLTNF, from the exons ATGAGTACATTACACATGTTGAGAGAGTTGGTGGaccagcgactaactgctgccgcccaagaaatatttgtagtcttggaaagaacgatagcagaatacgaggcggaactttctagaacaaaggAGGAGAataatcaactactggacgctgtcttcaagaaacatcaagttgtgctgcacagaacag ACGTCGCTGATGAACATCTTGTCCACCTGCGGGAGGAAGAACCACCACCCTTGTGCataaaagaggaagaagaggtaccacagcCCCCGAACATTAAAGAGGAAGTGGAGGAACAcggcatcagtcaggagggagagcataTTGAAGGACGGGCGGAGTCCCCAgcgactggtgtccctgtgaagggtGAAGATGacgaggtcaaaggtgaaagtgaggagaagatgGAGGCGGAATctccaacacaacacatgacaacagaagctgatggagaccactgtggaggatcacaagcagacaagatctcagctccactatcagatagtgaggacaccaCCTCACACTCTTCTAAAACTGATAGTGAGGACACGTTTTAccctcctgacactgatgatgaagactctacagACGACAAGACATGGGACCCGGACAGCCCTCCCTGGAAATGTCCTCACTGTGACAAACGTTTTGGCCTCAAAAACTCCCTAAACAGACACATAAAAAatcacaccggagagaaaccgtTCCCGTGCTCGGCGTGCAGTCAAGTATTCAGCCTAAAAGCAGACCTGATAAAACACGCGAAAATTCACACTCGAGAGAAACCTCTTTCTTGCTCATTGTGCGGCGTACGTTTCACACAGAGTGTAAGCTTGAAAAGACACATGCTAAGGCACACTGGAGTGAAACCATTTTTCTGTTCGGTGTGTGGGACGGGCTTCTCTAGAAAGGACAGATTGAACAaccacatgacaacacacacgggagaaaaaccttttccctgCGCAACCTGCGGCATGCGTTTTTCAAGGAAGGACTATTTGAAAGAGCATACAAGGAAACACACcggggaaaaacctttttcctgctcaacCTGTGGTTTATGTTTTATTCGGAGGATCCAATTGAAAGAGCACACCAGaacgcacaccggagaaaaacccttttcctgTTCTGTGTGTGATTCCAACTTCGTCCGAGAGGGTAGTTTGAAAATCCACATGAGAatgcacaccggagaaaaaccgtTCTCCTGTGCAACCTGTGGTCGGAGTTTTTCAAGGAAGGGCCATTTGAGTTGTCACACGAGAATACACACTGGGGGGAAAGtgctgagttgcagtgtgtgcgaCGAAACATTCTATCACCAGTACCAACTCAACAAACACCAGTGTGCTGGTGGGAACAGCGGCACTAAAATAAAAAAGCGCTCCGCGGCCCTCCACCAGGATCCGGATGCTGATCAGGACCAACATCGAAATGTGATCACTTGTTCCTTAACCAATTTCTGA